The Pontibacter pudoricolor genome contains a region encoding:
- a CDS encoding GbsR/MarR family transcriptional regulator, translating into MTLSDKQLELIEEFGVYQENNGFQPAVARVMGILLVSDKPELTFEEISETLNISKSATSNALNMLLNTGHIEYTTFSGDRKRYFRIKSSNWRDTFNKKMEDLGELNHILKRVLDVRKRDNPVYDEKLQNFISFLDYLKTQLPNLIEQWEKENAKQKV; encoded by the coding sequence ATGACATTAAGCGATAAACAACTGGAACTGATCGAGGAATTTGGTGTCTACCAGGAAAACAATGGTTTCCAGCCGGCTGTAGCGCGTGTTATGGGCATACTGTTGGTTTCTGATAAGCCTGAGCTTACATTCGAAGAGATATCAGAGACGTTGAACATAAGCAAAAGCGCCACCAGCAATGCCCTGAACATGCTCCTTAACACCGGCCATATCGAGTACACCACTTTTTCAGGCGACAGAAAACGTTACTTCCGGATAAAATCATCGAACTGGCGCGACACCTTTAACAAAAAAATGGAAGATCTGGGCGAACTGAACCACATACTGAAGCGGGTGCTGGATGTAAGAAAAAGAGATAATCCGGTTTACGACGAAAAATTACAAAACTTCATCAGCTTCCTCGATTACCTTAAAACACAACTGCCGAACCTGATCGAACAGTGGGAAAAAGAAAACGCTAAACAAAAAGTATAA
- a CDS encoding EcsC family protein: MAIPLPEHNYNLMALQELRTWQHEMQRSPSFFNNLARKAQHKINSYIPDKVHNAITTAIKQMTRATLFGAGFVTRKPAEAHNLQLQEGLVLGRIDFYKHAAAAEGGITGAGGILLGLADFPLLFGFKMKLLFEIAALYGYDVNDYKERLYLLHIFQLAFSSHEHRRDVYLHMTDWETSKQHLPDDINEFNWRSFQQEYRDYIDLAKMAQLIPVIGAPVGAVVNYRLLRKLGQTAINAYRMRWHETGKL; this comes from the coding sequence ATGGCAATTCCGCTTCCTGAGCATAACTATAACCTGATGGCTTTGCAGGAGCTACGTACCTGGCAGCACGAAATGCAACGCTCTCCCTCCTTTTTTAACAACCTGGCCCGCAAAGCGCAACACAAGATAAACAGCTACATACCCGACAAAGTACATAACGCCATTACCACAGCTATAAAACAAATGACGCGGGCTACGCTTTTCGGGGCCGGGTTTGTAACTCGCAAACCTGCCGAAGCACACAACCTGCAGCTACAGGAAGGGCTGGTACTGGGCCGCATCGATTTTTACAAACACGCTGCGGCTGCCGAAGGTGGCATAACCGGGGCCGGTGGCATTTTACTTGGCCTTGCCGACTTCCCGTTGCTGTTCGGGTTTAAGATGAAGCTGCTGTTCGAGATTGCCGCATTGTATGGTTATGATGTGAATGACTATAAGGAACGCCTTTACCTGCTTCACATCTTTCAACTGGCATTCAGCAGCCACGAGCATCGCCGGGATGTATACCTGCACATGACCGACTGGGAAACCAGCAAACAACACCTCCCCGACGATATAAACGAATTTAACTGGCGCAGCTTTCAGCAGGAGTACCGCGACTATATTGACCTGGCCAAAATGGCCCAGCTTATTCCTGTTATAGGGGCGCCGGTGGGCGCAGTGGTAAACTATAGGCTGCTCCGAAAACTAGGCCAGACCGCCATAAACGCCTACCGCATGCGCTGGCACGAAACCGGCAAACTATAG
- a CDS encoding YceI family protein: MATTKWVIDPTHSEIQFKVKHLMITTVTGYFKSFNLEVETEDEDFTKASRIEFTADIDSISTNNEQRDTHLKSDDFFNAEQHKQLRFVGKTFEGSGDDYKLHGDLTIRDITKPVTLNVEYGGIVVDPYGQTKAGFTVDGKINRKEFNLTWDAVTEAGQVVVSNEIKLHCEVQLVKQA, translated from the coding sequence ATGGCAACTACAAAATGGGTGATAGACCCGACACACAGTGAAATCCAGTTTAAGGTGAAACACCTGATGATAACAACTGTAACTGGTTACTTTAAGTCTTTTAACCTTGAAGTTGAAACAGAGGACGAAGACTTTACAAAAGCCTCCCGCATAGAGTTTACGGCAGATATCGACTCTATCAGCACCAACAACGAGCAGCGCGATACGCACCTTAAGTCGGATGACTTCTTTAACGCGGAACAGCACAAGCAGCTGCGCTTTGTTGGTAAAACCTTCGAAGGATCGGGTGACGACTATAAACTGCACGGCGACCTTACCATCCGGGATATTACCAAACCAGTAACCCTGAACGTAGAATATGGTGGTATTGTAGTTGACCCGTATGGCCAGACAAAAGCTGGTTTTACAGTAGACGGTAAAATAAATCGCAAAGAATTTAACCTGACCTGGGATGCAGTAACCGAAGCCGGGCAGGTAGTTGTAAGCAACGAAATAAAGCTCCACTGCGAAGTGCAGCTGGTAAAACAAGCATAA